A genomic segment from Ferrimicrobium acidiphilum DSM 19497 encodes:
- a CDS encoding Fic family protein, whose product MEAVLERVIAKHRQLLSLPPLSVASPQSLRNEFMVRYVYETTAIEGNSHTLEETRTIVQDRMTVGGKLLRERFEVVNIHHALIWLEDSIASGKPISEEVILELHAIVMDRIRGHDAGAYRRQPIRISGSPHIPPHWMTVPTAMRGLIERLDRGPENEDPITFAARAHIEFSRIHPFTGGNGRMARLLVNLVLMRFGYLPAMYRVSERNEYISALGRAYTDGDDTEFIAVTAKAVEVMIDQRLELAFRSRSGPWWRRGDSNP is encoded by the coding sequence ATCGCCAAGCACAGGCAATTGCTCAGTTTGCCTCCGCTGTCTGTAGCGAGTCCACAGAGCCTTCGCAATGAATTTATGGTCCGCTATGTATATGAGACCACCGCTATAGAGGGCAACTCTCATACTTTGGAGGAGACCAGAACGATCGTCCAAGATCGCATGACCGTCGGAGGTAAACTCCTTAGAGAACGCTTTGAAGTAGTCAACATCCACCATGCCCTCATCTGGCTAGAGGACTCCATCGCCTCTGGCAAACCCATCAGTGAAGAGGTGATCCTTGAGTTGCACGCAATTGTAATGGATCGAATCCGTGGCCATGACGCAGGGGCTTACCGACGACAGCCGATTCGTATTTCGGGATCCCCACACATCCCGCCTCACTGGATGACGGTGCCAACTGCGATGCGAGGATTGATTGAGCGCCTAGATCGAGGGCCAGAGAACGAGGATCCAATCACGTTCGCAGCCCGCGCCCACATCGAGTTCTCCCGGATCCACCCATTTACAGGCGGTAACGGGAGAATGGCTCGGCTATTGGTCAACCTGGTGCTTATGCGTTTCGGATATCTACCGGCTATGTATCGCGTTTCGGAGCGTAACGAGTACATCAGCGCTCTCGGGCGAGCCTACACAGACGGCGATGATACTGAGTTCATAGCCGTTACCGCAAAGGCGGTGGAGGTTATGATCGATCAACGCTTGGAGTTAGCATTTAGATCTAGAAGTGGCCCTTGGTGGAGACGAGGGGACTCGAACCCCTGA
- a CDS encoding APC family permease, protein MTSTSDSGRLRAGAIGRREVLFQSITAMAPGAAIAASIPAGAGFAGGALTLAVIVALIGSLLTAFSISELASRIPSAGSFATYASRALHPIVGFFVGWGYVFVYALVPALLFLQLGFTVAGTFNSEFGYPSNLWWPWSLLGIALVGALALLGITTSAKTGTILGSIEIVVFLAAGILFVVHAGSHNTLSVFTTKYTPKGFHGISGVFAGSVYSLLAFAGFEAAAPLAEEAKDPKRTIRFAILGSTLAIGLVYVFTTYAASVAYGPARFSSFAGAGAASWIGLSRDFYGLFWILIFLAIINSTIGNANAGTSVSTRMAFALGRIGVFPGILGKVHAKTKVPHIAVYSQIIVSAAATLILGLAFGPENGFALDGTLITIVVVAVYILMNLSSMVYFARSISEERFNFFSHGIVPILAIAFLFPALLAGAGIAAFSFISPLTAPASYAGPIVAIWLILGVIVFVRLRSASPGAVNRISEVFLEEIVDEPRA, encoded by the coding sequence ATGACGTCAACATCAGATTCGGGGCGACTGCGAGCAGGAGCGATTGGTCGTCGCGAGGTTCTATTCCAAAGCATCACCGCGATGGCCCCGGGTGCGGCAATTGCCGCTTCGATTCCGGCTGGCGCAGGTTTTGCCGGAGGTGCGCTCACCTTAGCTGTTATTGTTGCACTTATCGGCAGCCTGCTCACCGCCTTTTCGATCAGTGAACTCGCCTCTCGTATTCCTTCAGCAGGATCGTTTGCCACCTACGCGTCTCGCGCTTTGCATCCAATCGTAGGTTTCTTCGTTGGTTGGGGATACGTGTTTGTATACGCACTCGTACCAGCACTGCTCTTTCTTCAGCTTGGGTTTACGGTCGCGGGTACGTTCAACTCCGAATTCGGTTACCCAAGCAACCTGTGGTGGCCATGGTCTCTGTTAGGTATCGCTCTAGTGGGTGCGCTCGCTCTGCTCGGAATCACCACCTCTGCCAAGACTGGAACGATCCTTGGGAGTATTGAGATCGTAGTCTTCCTAGCTGCCGGAATTCTCTTCGTAGTACACGCGGGATCCCACAACACACTGTCGGTGTTCACCACCAAATACACACCAAAAGGATTCCACGGTATATCGGGAGTTTTCGCTGGTTCGGTGTACAGTCTCCTGGCATTTGCTGGATTTGAGGCCGCCGCTCCACTAGCTGAAGAGGCGAAAGATCCCAAGCGGACCATTCGTTTCGCGATTCTAGGGTCCACATTGGCGATCGGACTCGTCTATGTCTTCACCACCTATGCGGCTTCGGTAGCTTATGGGCCAGCTCGGTTCTCGTCCTTCGCCGGCGCGGGAGCCGCCTCCTGGATTGGACTGAGCCGTGACTTTTATGGCCTTTTCTGGATTCTGATCTTTCTAGCAATCATTAACTCCACCATCGGCAACGCCAATGCAGGCACTTCGGTCTCCACCCGAATGGCCTTCGCCTTAGGACGTATTGGGGTCTTCCCAGGTATCCTCGGCAAGGTACACGCCAAAACTAAGGTCCCCCATATCGCCGTGTATTCTCAGATTATCGTTTCAGCTGCAGCTACGTTGATCCTTGGGCTCGCATTCGGTCCAGAGAATGGATTTGCCCTCGATGGAACTCTGATCACGATCGTCGTCGTTGCGGTCTACATATTGATGAACCTCTCATCGATGGTGTATTTCGCACGGTCTATATCTGAGGAACGCTTTAACTTCTTCTCGCACGGTATCGTGCCGATTCTGGCCATCGCGTTCCTATTCCCAGCATTACTTGCTGGTGCTGGAATCGCGGCATTCTCATTCATCTCACCACTAACCGCACCAGCTTCGTATGCAGGACCCATAGTAGCCATCTGGCTGATCCTCGGAGTGATAGTATTTGTACGTCTTCGTTCGGCCTCGCCAGGAGCGGTGAACCGCATCTCAGAGGTCTTCCTCGAAGAGATTGTCGATGAACCGAGGGCATGA
- a CDS encoding acetamidase/formamidase family protein yields the protein MMNHQIIKFTPTEEQLCWTFGGREPVMEVEPGTILEVFTEDCFAGKVRSETDLVSEVCEFPSLNPQTGPFYIRGAEPGDTVVAHFIEIEPARDWAVSTTVPLFGALTSTHLTATLQDPLPEIVWIWELDRKTRQCRFRSNVGEFSVELPMDPMHGTVGVAPANLEVRSALVPDAHGGNMDTPELRAGVTCYLGVNVEGALFSLGDGHARQGEGESCGVAVECAMNTVLYLDLIKGTSTPWPKLESDKYLMTTGSARPLEDAFRIAQVEMVDWVASLCGIGRMDSYQLVSQLVESPLANVCDTNYTSVAKVNRQYLGDISALYGGAHQHARRVAADYLSGR from the coding sequence ATGATGAACCATCAAATTATTAAGTTCACTCCAACCGAAGAGCAGCTCTGCTGGACGTTTGGTGGACGCGAACCGGTCATGGAAGTAGAGCCGGGGACGATACTTGAAGTATTCACTGAAGATTGTTTTGCTGGGAAAGTCCGAAGTGAGACGGACCTTGTGTCTGAAGTCTGCGAATTTCCATCCTTGAATCCTCAAACTGGGCCGTTTTACATTAGAGGAGCCGAGCCGGGCGACACCGTAGTAGCACACTTCATCGAAATCGAACCCGCTCGAGACTGGGCAGTCTCCACCACCGTTCCACTCTTCGGGGCTCTTACCTCTACTCACCTGACGGCGACACTTCAAGATCCACTACCAGAGATCGTGTGGATCTGGGAACTTGATCGGAAAACTCGCCAATGCCGATTTCGGTCGAACGTGGGCGAGTTCTCAGTCGAACTGCCCATGGATCCAATGCACGGCACCGTCGGAGTTGCGCCTGCTAATCTCGAGGTTCGCTCTGCATTGGTACCTGATGCGCATGGCGGGAACATGGATACCCCTGAGCTTCGTGCCGGAGTTACTTGCTATCTAGGCGTCAATGTTGAAGGGGCACTCTTTTCGCTTGGTGATGGTCATGCCCGACAGGGTGAGGGAGAAAGCTGTGGCGTAGCCGTCGAATGCGCCATGAACACGGTCCTCTACCTTGACCTAATAAAGGGCACCAGCACCCCCTGGCCCAAATTGGAGTCTGACAAGTACCTGATGACGACCGGATCAGCACGTCCGCTCGAGGATGCATTCAGAATAGCCCAGGTCGAGATGGTGGATTGGGTGGCATCCTTATGTGGGATCGGCCGCATGGACTCATACCAGTTGGTCTCACAGTTGGTGGAGTCACCACTGGCGAACGTCTGTGACACCAACTACACCTCGGTTGCCAAGGTAAACCGCCAGTATCTGGGGGACATTTCCGCCCTGTATGGTGGTGCGCACCAACACGCGAGACGGGTGGCCGCGGACTACCTCAGTGGCCGCTAA
- a CDS encoding GNAT family N-acetyltransferase encodes MNDRYHEMLSLVALTEEDWPLWRTLRLQALEDAPYAFGSTLEQWSGDNDREDRWRGRLRNSALTLVCLFDGEPAGMVATTPPTKIETELQSMWVSPRFRGRGVGDQLVNGVLQWATEYGLAQVRLGVRATNQPARELYERHGFIDTGERHDEPEGLCELSMVRILPK; translated from the coding sequence ATGAATGATCGCTACCACGAGATGCTCAGCCTTGTGGCGCTTACAGAGGAGGACTGGCCTCTGTGGAGAACGCTAAGGCTTCAGGCATTGGAGGACGCTCCATATGCATTTGGCTCCACGCTGGAACAGTGGAGCGGGGACAACGATCGCGAGGATCGGTGGCGTGGCCGACTGCGGAACTCTGCGCTGACGCTAGTCTGCCTGTTCGATGGAGAGCCAGCCGGCATGGTGGCCACAACACCGCCAACAAAGATCGAGACTGAGCTGCAATCAATGTGGGTAAGTCCCAGATTTCGAGGTAGAGGAGTAGGCGACCAGCTGGTGAACGGGGTTTTGCAGTGGGCGACTGAGTATGGTCTTGCCCAGGTTCGTCTTGGTGTCCGCGCGACCAATCAGCCAGCGCGTGAACTCTACGAACGGCATGGATTTATTGACACTGGCGAGCGCCACGATGAGCCAGAGGGATTATGCGAACTCAGCATGGTGAGAATATTGCCAAAATAG
- a CDS encoding MFS transporter, protein MADSEAPMNNLYHSLDEAKVGRKHWLTVFTSGMGFFTDAYDLFIIGTVTVLLTPIFHLNTNQISLLNSISLLASVAGALTFGRLMDKLGRKRMYGVEVAILVVGAILSAFAWNFTSLLIFRIIVGYGVGGDYATSAVITSEYSNRKSRGKLIGTVFSMQALGLIAGPAIASIFLSSGVPSDLSWRIMLALGAIPAASVIYLRRKIRETPRYTLGIKGDLAATAKTVAWVTGEQAFVSTEKQATAGASMRPRPIARLTQKPFLLRLIGTAGGWFLLDIAFYGNSVSSPLILKLLQPKGSLLSHTLLSLLIFAVAALPGYWLAVFLMDRIGRRRIQWQGFAVMAAAFALIWLIPGGATSVAIFLPLFAISYFFTEFGPNVTTFVYPAEVFPTSIRGTADGISAGTGKFGGFLGALLVPHLLQSVGISGVMGIMAAVSIVGVLLTIVALPEPRGRSLEDASGELPVLFEPNSASTTSPTATAS, encoded by the coding sequence ATGGCAGACTCAGAGGCGCCTATGAACAACCTCTATCACTCCCTGGACGAGGCCAAGGTTGGACGTAAGCACTGGCTTACAGTCTTCACCTCCGGCATGGGGTTCTTTACAGACGCGTATGACCTCTTCATAATCGGCACAGTGACAGTCCTGCTCACGCCTATATTTCACCTCAACACCAATCAAATCTCGCTGTTGAACTCGATATCGCTGTTGGCGTCGGTGGCTGGCGCGCTTACCTTCGGCCGTCTGATGGACAAACTTGGCAGAAAGCGCATGTATGGGGTTGAAGTAGCGATCTTGGTAGTTGGAGCCATTCTTAGTGCATTTGCCTGGAACTTCACCTCGTTGCTGATCTTTCGTATCATCGTTGGCTACGGTGTGGGCGGCGACTATGCAACCTCCGCTGTCATTACATCTGAGTATTCGAACCGAAAATCTCGAGGCAAGTTGATTGGGACTGTCTTCTCTATGCAGGCACTTGGACTTATTGCAGGTCCAGCCATAGCTTCAATTTTCTTGAGTAGTGGCGTACCGTCCGATCTATCCTGGCGAATCATGTTGGCACTCGGTGCGATTCCAGCAGCGTCGGTAATCTATCTTCGTCGGAAGATTCGAGAGACCCCACGATACACTCTCGGAATTAAGGGAGACCTCGCCGCTACCGCCAAGACGGTCGCATGGGTAACCGGAGAACAAGCATTCGTCTCCACGGAGAAGCAAGCGACAGCCGGAGCCAGCATGCGTCCTCGTCCTATCGCTAGATTGACCCAAAAGCCATTCCTGTTGCGGCTCATCGGAACCGCAGGAGGCTGGTTCCTACTCGATATCGCTTTCTATGGCAACTCGGTCTCATCTCCTCTGATTCTCAAGCTACTACAGCCGAAGGGGTCGTTGTTATCTCACACATTGTTATCACTCCTTATTTTCGCAGTAGCTGCCCTCCCTGGGTATTGGTTGGCCGTTTTCCTTATGGATCGCATTGGCAGACGGCGAATCCAATGGCAGGGTTTTGCCGTGATGGCCGCCGCCTTCGCACTCATCTGGTTGATTCCAGGCGGGGCGACCTCCGTGGCGATCTTCCTCCCGCTCTTCGCCATTAGCTACTTCTTCACTGAATTCGGCCCTAATGTCACCACGTTCGTCTACCCAGCTGAGGTCTTTCCCACATCAATACGCGGTACCGCAGATGGTATTTCAGCAGGAACGGGTAAGTTCGGAGGCTTCCTAGGTGCGCTGCTGGTCCCCCACCTACTCCAAAGCGTGGGGATCAGTGGAGTAATGGGAATCATGGCCGCTGTCTCCATCGTGGGAGTTCTCCTAACCATAGTCGCGCTTCCTGAACCCCGCGGACGCTCCCTCGAGGATGCGTCTGGTGAATTGCCTGTGCTATTCGAGCCCAACTCGGCCTCGACCACGTCACCAACCGCCACCGCGAGTTAG
- a CDS encoding zinc ribbon domain-containing protein, with the protein MKRTVRLATLPLNKGKYGELCLVIGHYSDAKRVFVAHLRQASLWGLLDRSKSFRDYAKARGLYPTSINVHLIDQAAFDAVDTCIRHIESCFARADIKAKTWRRFTDENERHYAYACLARYSAIGQIMGGGVPEIPTVAIPPDARAKIAAYLHRVIRDALGSSWPTVVKARSMSLDSGLYSVADGDTPKGKTRRYVQVVGPTHHKRISLPLSGISRVSGNIRVVLDEEHKRAFIHVIYDVARLPRATGPAVALDWGITEVCTDSSGVHHGNEYGRALTSMTERRNKTDKARNRLHALSKKDAGSRRTKHIARNNLGTKKQQARTRRARAQLKTISGAAIKEVVYGDGNRTRARKRVPQLPSQRPREIIIEDLSHLQGKAKAKNISRLCSSWARNENQERITVHAYVGGSGIKTVNAAYSSQTCPDPGCGYVHSDNRHGDVFHCRNPYWDCNWQGDVDHVAAMNLLNRIEDREINRFTPYGEVKKILEERFLRANGKQRNPDR; encoded by the coding sequence ATGAAGCGCACGGTACGCCTAGCCACGTTGCCACTCAACAAGGGCAAGTATGGGGAGCTGTGCTTGGTGATCGGGCACTATAGCGACGCAAAGCGCGTCTTTGTGGCTCATCTGCGCCAAGCCAGCCTGTGGGGACTACTAGATCGAAGCAAGAGCTTCCGTGACTATGCCAAGGCACGAGGGCTATACCCAACGAGCATCAACGTTCATCTGATAGACCAAGCCGCCTTTGATGCCGTGGATACCTGCATTCGCCACATCGAGTCCTGTTTTGCCAGAGCTGACATCAAAGCAAAGACATGGCGGCGATTCACAGACGAGAACGAGAGGCATTATGCCTACGCCTGTCTAGCACGGTACTCGGCCATCGGGCAGATCATGGGTGGTGGCGTGCCAGAGATTCCAACGGTGGCTATCCCTCCTGACGCGAGAGCGAAGATAGCTGCATACCTGCACCGTGTCATTCGTGATGCGCTCGGTAGTAGCTGGCCAACCGTCGTCAAGGCTCGCTCTATGTCTTTGGACTCTGGCTTGTACTCTGTGGCTGACGGCGACACTCCTAAAGGCAAAACCAGACGCTATGTCCAGGTTGTTGGCCCAACCCACCACAAGCGCATCTCACTACCGCTGTCTGGGATCTCTCGGGTGTCGGGCAATATCAGGGTTGTACTAGACGAAGAACACAAGCGAGCCTTCATCCACGTAATCTACGACGTTGCACGCCTACCCAGGGCAACCGGCCCCGCCGTGGCTCTTGACTGGGGGATCACCGAGGTCTGTACTGATAGCTCGGGAGTCCATCATGGCAACGAGTATGGCCGAGCGCTTACATCCATGACTGAACGCCGGAACAAGACCGACAAAGCAAGGAACAGACTGCACGCACTGTCAAAGAAGGACGCTGGCTCTAGGCGAACCAAGCACATCGCCAGAAACAACTTGGGTACAAAGAAGCAGCAGGCTCGCACGAGACGTGCAAGAGCGCAGCTCAAGACCATTTCCGGCGCTGCGATCAAGGAGGTGGTCTATGGAGACGGGAACAGAACCAGAGCCAGAAAACGAGTTCCCCAACTTCCATCACAGCGGCCAAGAGAGATCATCATCGAAGACCTCTCTCACTTGCAAGGCAAGGCTAAGGCTAAGAACATCTCTCGACTCTGCTCATCATGGGCAAGGAACGAGAACCAAGAACGCATTACGGTACATGCCTATGTCGGAGGTTCCGGCATTAAAACGGTCAACGCGGCCTACAGCAGCCAAACATGTCCTGATCCAGGGTGTGGGTATGTCCATAGTGACAACCGACACGGGGATGTGTTTCACTGTCGCAATCCCTATTGGGATTGCAACTGGCAGGGCGATGTAGACCACGTAGCCGCCATGAACCTACTCAACAGGATCGAAGATCGCGAGATCAACCGGTTCACTCCCTATGGGGAAGTGAAGAAGATCCTAGAGGAGAGGTTCCTACGCGCAAATGGAAAGCAGAGGAATCCCGACAGATGA
- a CDS encoding RNA polymerase sigma factor, whose product MSQFGIEDFPEVLRQAQRGDEVAFRVLYRTYHPNLLRFLRSRLAVDAEDVASEVWVSVSKGLQKFTGDEVAFRAWIFATARRRTIDLYRRRAVRPQITVEMDVEDLSDTPASEQLEIDEAVAALVAGLTDEQAEIVLLRVLGGLSAKEVGTLVGKSEASVRVIQHRSLAKIAENLKDKA is encoded by the coding sequence TTGAGCCAGTTTGGAATTGAAGACTTCCCCGAGGTGCTCAGACAGGCTCAACGGGGTGACGAGGTAGCCTTTCGGGTTCTCTATCGGACCTATCACCCAAACCTGCTCAGATTTCTGCGAAGTCGTCTCGCCGTGGACGCCGAGGACGTCGCCTCTGAGGTGTGGGTATCGGTCTCTAAGGGATTGCAGAAGTTCACGGGAGACGAGGTCGCTTTCCGCGCATGGATCTTTGCAACCGCCCGGCGTCGCACGATAGACCTCTACCGGAGGCGAGCGGTCCGACCGCAGATAACTGTTGAGATGGACGTAGAGGATCTTTCAGATACCCCTGCATCGGAACAACTCGAAATCGACGAAGCGGTAGCTGCGCTGGTGGCCGGCCTGACTGACGAGCAGGCCGAAATAGTGTTGCTGCGGGTTCTTGGTGGACTGAGCGCAAAAGAGGTTGGGACGCTGGTGGGAAAGTCCGAGGCATCGGTGCGCGTCATTCAACATAGGTCGTTGGCCAAGATTGCCGAAAATTTAAAGGATAAGGCGTAA
- the kdpA gene encoding potassium-transporting ATPase subunit KdpA: MAFVIEIVILLVVLGLIWRYLGSYLTAVFDGRVHFLDWLELPLLRLLGIQPGSEQSWRRYLRSLLVFSVISIVITYLLLVFQGHLPLNPQHLSGLTPALAFNTAVSFVTNTNWQNYSGGTTMSYLSQMVALATQNFVSAAVGLAVAIAVIRGFARKHSGTLGNFWVDTIRGVFYVLLPVSIVMTLVFVWQGAPQTLLGPAHIHNVLNGVHQTILRGPVASQEVIKQLGTNGGGFFNANSAHPFESPTPFTNFLEIVLILSIPVALTYTFGKMVGNIREGVAVLMAMVILFAGTFAFTLAAEKGANPAIRAAGITSTHGNMVGKESRFGVNNSVLFDITSTQTSTGSVNSSADSYTPIGGLGMLAGMMYGEVSPGGIGSGMYTILIFAILTVFIAGLMVGRTPEYVRKKIQKTEIIWASIGVLVMPITVLVLTAITVALPGERAAILNHGPHGFSEILYAFTSMGNNNGSAFAGLGTNTAYYNIVGAIAMLIGRFGVIVPVMALAGSLAAKEEVPVTAGTFLTATPMFTGLLVGIILLVGALNFFPAVALGPIAEAVVHGRFF, from the coding sequence ATGGCGTTTGTAATTGAAATCGTTATCTTGCTTGTCGTGCTCGGCTTGATATGGCGATATCTAGGTTCGTATCTCACCGCAGTATTTGACGGAAGAGTTCATTTTCTAGACTGGCTTGAACTGCCTCTACTGCGACTTCTGGGTATACAGCCGGGGTCCGAGCAGAGTTGGCGTCGGTATCTTCGGTCCTTGCTGGTGTTCTCTGTGATCTCGATCGTAATCACATATCTCTTGCTAGTATTCCAAGGGCATTTACCCTTGAATCCTCAACATCTCAGTGGTCTTACGCCAGCCCTAGCATTCAACACCGCAGTTTCGTTCGTCACCAACACAAACTGGCAGAACTACTCCGGTGGAACGACAATGTCGTATCTTTCACAGATGGTGGCACTCGCCACCCAAAACTTCGTCTCTGCCGCCGTTGGGCTAGCCGTAGCGATCGCTGTCATCCGCGGCTTTGCCCGCAAACACTCGGGTACCCTCGGCAACTTCTGGGTCGACACAATCCGCGGCGTCTTCTACGTCCTCCTCCCTGTCTCTATCGTTATGACGCTTGTCTTTGTATGGCAAGGTGCCCCACAGACCTTACTGGGACCGGCGCATATCCACAACGTCCTAAACGGCGTACACCAAACCATTCTTCGAGGACCGGTCGCTTCGCAGGAGGTGATAAAGCAACTTGGCACCAACGGTGGTGGTTTCTTCAATGCCAACTCAGCCCACCCCTTTGAGAGCCCTACTCCTTTCACGAACTTCCTAGAGATAGTACTCATACTTAGCATTCCGGTCGCGCTGACTTACACCTTTGGGAAGATGGTTGGCAACATCCGCGAGGGCGTCGCTGTGCTCATGGCTATGGTCATCCTGTTTGCAGGCACCTTTGCATTCACACTCGCAGCCGAGAAGGGCGCTAACCCTGCCATAAGAGCTGCCGGCATCACTAGCACCCATGGGAATATGGTCGGCAAAGAATCACGATTCGGTGTAAATAATTCAGTGTTATTCGACATAACCTCTACCCAGACCTCGACCGGCTCGGTCAACTCGTCCGCCGACTCCTATACCCCGATCGGTGGACTCGGGATGTTGGCGGGCATGATGTATGGCGAGGTATCTCCAGGCGGCATTGGAAGTGGGATGTACACAATCTTGATCTTCGCTATCCTTACCGTGTTCATCGCTGGCCTCATGGTAGGTCGAACACCCGAATATGTACGCAAGAAAATTCAGAAAACTGAAATCATATGGGCCTCAATCGGTGTCCTGGTGATGCCTATCACCGTACTGGTACTCACGGCAATTACGGTTGCCCTTCCTGGCGAGCGGGCCGCTATTTTGAACCATGGGCCCCATGGATTCTCCGAAATTCTCTACGCCTTTACCTCAATGGGGAACAACAACGGCTCAGCTTTTGCTGGCCTCGGAACCAACACGGCCTACTACAACATCGTTGGTGCGATCGCCATGCTCATTGGGAGATTCGGAGTCATCGTGCCAGTTATGGCCCTGGCTGGATCTCTAGCGGCCAAGGAGGAGGTGCCGGTAACAGCTGGAACCTTCTTGACCGCGACGCCTATGTTCACCGGATTGTTGGTTGGAATCATCTTGCTTGTAGGTGCTTTGAATTTCTTTCCGGCGGTGGCTCTTGGGCCCATCGCGGAAGCTGTCGTACATGGGAGGTTCTTTTAG